From Bradyrhizobium erythrophlei:
ACCTTGGCCTCGGTGACCGCATCGAGCGCGCTGGTTGCTTCGTCGAGGATCAGGATCGGCGGATCCTTCAACAGCGCGCGCGCGATCGACAGCCGCTGCCGCTCGCCGCCCGACAACATGCGGCCCCGCTCGCCGGCATTGGTCTCGAATCCCTGCTCGTTGCGCTCGATGAATTCCAGCGCCTGGGCGCGACCAGCCGCGATCCGCATTTCCTCGTCGGTGGCGTCCGGCTTGCCGACGCGCAGATTGTCGGCGATCGTCCGATTGAACAGCAGCGCTTCCTGGAACACCACGCCGATATTCCGCCGCAACGCCGTCAGCGTCAGGCCGCGGACGTCCATGCCGTCGATCCTGATGAAGCCCGACTGCGGATCGAATGCGCGATGCAGCAGCGCGATCGCCGTCGATTTGCCGGCGCCGGTCGGGCCGACCAGTGCGATGGTCTGGCCGGGCAGGGCGGTGAAGGAGAGGTCCTCGACCGCGGGCCGCTTGCCGTCATATGAAAACGACACGTCCTTGAATTCGACCAGGCCAGACAGCCTTCCGGTATCGATCGCGTCGGGCCGGTCGCGCACCGCCGGCACCGCATCCAGCACGTTGAAGAATTCCTGCAGGCGCGGCGCTTCCATGAACACGTTGTTGATGAAGGAGACCACCTGTTCGAGCTTCTGGATCAGCATGGTGGCGAAAGAGACGAACATCACGATCTCGCCGACCGTGGTCAGTCCCTGCGCATGCAGCGCGATGCCGACGGTGAAGATCGCCAGCACCGTGATCGTGGTCGACGCCCGCGTGATGACGGTGACCAGCGCCCACCACGACAGCACCGGCATCTGCACCGCCAGCAGCTTGTCGGCGACGAAGCGCAAGCCCTGCACCTCGGCATCGATGCGCACGAAGCTCTGCACCAGCGCGACATTGCCAAGCGCGTCGGAAGCGCGCGCCGACAAATCGCTGTAATGCGCCTCGACCTCGTTCTGCATGCCGTAGGTCTTGCGCACCACCAGCGTGGTGAGCACGGTGAACACCACGCA
This genomic window contains:
- a CDS encoding glucan ABC transporter ATP-binding protein/ permease, which gives rise to MSLFRLYTRVLKLLGKEARLGWILAGANLLLAGAQFAEPVLFGHIVDVLSGKPSADPSGSSSAWPLLGAWAAFGLFTIASSAWVALHADRLAHRQRQAVLTNYFEHIMQLPLTFHTGTHSGRLMKVMLNGTDALWRLWLGFFREHFAAIMSLVVLLPLALYINWRLAILLFALCVVFTVLTTLVVRKTYGMQNEVEAHYSDLSARASDALGNVALVQSFVRIDAEVQGLRFVADKLLAVQMPVLSWWALVTVITRASTTITVLAIFTVGIALHAQGLTTVGEIVMFVSFATMLIQKLEQVVSFINNVFMEAPRLQEFFNVLDAVPAVRDRPDAIDTGRLSGLVEFKDVSFSYDGKRPAVEDLSFTALPGQTIALVGPTGAGKSTAIALLHRAFDPQSGFIRIDGMDVRGLTLTALRRNIGVVFQEALLFNRTIADNLRVGKPDATDEEMRIAAGRAQALEFIERNEQGFETNAGERGRMLSGGERQRLSIARALLKDPPILILDEATSALDAVTEAKVNAALDEVMKGRTTFVIAHRLSTIRNATRILVFDSGRVIESGTFDELVAKGGHFAELARAQFMVQEKVRGGVQTRDTASAAVKI